DNA from Triplophysa dalaica isolate WHDGS20190420 chromosome 9, ASM1584641v1, whole genome shotgun sequence:
taaaaacaaggctACAGATTAAAAGGCTCACAAAGTAAAAGcctttgtgcattttaaaactttAGTTTTCCTCATTCGTAGAGTATtgtctcaaaacaaataaaaccgtCTCATCTTCCATGAACGGAAGCCACTGTCCCTTTTGTTGTACACGATTCgttaaaatgcataaaactaTGAAATACTGATAAGCAAGctaatgtaacaaaaataaaatcctcacatttaaaatatgccAAAGTCCTCAAACCGTTAATACTAACAGGTGACTGGCAAGGATTTTCTGGCACTAGAAAAGTGAAAAATCACCAAACATACAGCACGGCAGTCTTCCACTCCATGCATTACCCATTCATTTCTGTCCTCACTAACTCAACCTGGATCTGCTTATTCTTTAGGAAGGACGTGCAAAGTACCAACTAACTTCCACAAGATTTCCGTATTCCTTATCGCTGCAGACAAATACATTGCCAATTCCTCAAGGTTATTTTCCCTCACGGTTGGAGAGGAAGACTATAACAGGAGACATGAGGTTTAAGAGGAGAGGTGGGGAGTTTTTGGGCCAGGGGTCAGTTCTACCAAGGCGGAGAGGAAGGCAGGACCTGTGAGAGGAAAGGCATGCTATCCATCGATCTCATGGCGATGTTGAGGGGACCTGTGATGTTCATTGACATGGGCGAGGTGATGGCGACGGGATGGGCGATGTTCATGGGCGCGTTGGTTGGGATGTTGATGGAGGCTATGTTGACCGGACCGCTTATGCTGACCGGGTGATGGAGGCTGACAGGGGAGGTGATGTTGACAGTGTTGGTGGTGATGTTCATCTGGGCAGCAATGGTGATGGGGTTGCTGACGATGCCACGGTTCATGGCCGTAGTGTTGGATGCGCTAGAAGCAGTGACTGGTGTGACGGAGTTGCACATGTTGTTAGAGTCTGGGGACAAAAAGTAGATACATTTAAGTTTCGAATCTCCAAGATCTGTTCTCACAAATAAccagtttatttgtttttgaaagaGATGGAGGCGGATCGTCATACCTTTGTTACAGGGCGAGGTGAAGCTGGCCTGCCCGTGAGTCTTGAGGTGACTTGTGATGTAGGCGGCGCTCAGCATTTTCCCGCAGATGTTGCAGGTGACCTTGCCCTCGTGTCTTATCATGTGCGAGCGCAGACGGTCTTTGGTGGCGAAGGCTGACGTGCAGGCCTGTGGAAACAAATCAAAAGCacgtttaaaaacagaaacaatcaTCCACTACACGAGTCAAAAACTAGAAACAAAAATGCTGAATGAACTGTAGCCTTACCGTAACTTGGCATTTAAAGGGTCGTTCTGTGGAGTGAACGTGCTTGACGTGACAGCTAAGATGATCTGGCCTGACGGAGGGAAAACAGTATAAATAGCTTCACTGTTCACTGAAGACGAACTGAAGCTGACGTTTTTTGTGATTATATTCCATCAACTGGCACAGCCAAATagaattgtatatattttctaGTTGTCTCCTAAAACTTATGAGTCCTATCTCATTTCTACTTGAGAGGATTTAATCACTTCGAAGTAAAAAATACTGAAGGACTTTGCAAATCGTTCTCCCatcatgcaataaaaaaaaaaacattcttgacCTTGACATTGACAAGCACATAAACAAACTAGCTAAACTTGAACTGTGAACTGTTCAACTTACCGAGAGAAGCCTTTCCCACAAACAGTGCAGATGTACGGCTTGT
Protein-coding regions in this window:
- the vezf1b gene encoding vascular endothelial zinc finger 1b isoform X1, giving the protein METSWSSFLFQQANEALHHQHQVTQNSLLPLLNSGHEPQDQKPILPIPLDQKPPVIPSDLLKDSMAGGTGGGGGGSGGGGQVVIKKEPKSKTPFICSYCNKAFRDSYHLRRHESCHTGIKMVSRPKKTTTAPTMVPLISTVPRDNNANPSYVSTVAGILTTATTSASTATGVMSALPHQPAVPKKPPKPVKKNHGCEMCGKAFRDVYHLNRHKLSHSDEKPFECPICHQRFKRKDRMTYHVRSHDGGVHKPYICTVCGKGFSRPDHLSCHVKHVHSTERPFKCQVTACTSAFATKDRLRSHMIRHEGKVTCNICGKMLSAAYITSHLKTHGQASFTSPCNKGMTIRLHLFQKQINWLFVRTDLGDSKLKCIYFLSPDSNNMCNSVTPVTASSASNTTAMNRGIVSNPITIAAQMNITTNTVNITSPVSLHHPVSISGPVNIASINIPTNAPMNIAHPVAITSPMSMNITGPLNIAMRSMDSMPFLSQVLPSSPPW